From the genome of Virgibacillus siamensis, one region includes:
- a CDS encoding sporulation histidine kinase inhibitor Sda, giving the protein MCGRYHKGDQLKATVMNILSDKMLIEAFYQAKELKLDKDFIRLIEDELRKRSIMVDK; this is encoded by the coding sequence ATGTGTGGACGTTATCACAAAGGAGACCAGCTTAAAGCTACAGTTATGAATATTTTATCCGATAAAATGCTGATAGAAGCCTTCTATCAGGCAAAAGAACTTAAACTAGATAAGGACTTCATTCGGTTAATTGAAGATGAATTAAGAAAACGATCCATTATGGTCGATAAGTAA
- the sspO gene encoding small acid-soluble spore protein O, whose protein sequence is MSDKEKKKRNVSDEQAVRKDLTRHYDHEFANEPLTETERANNKKTKKRQ, encoded by the coding sequence ATGAGCGATAAAGAGAAAAAGAAACGTAATGTCAGCGATGAACAGGCTGTCAGGAAGGATTTAACAAGGCATTATGATCATGAATTTGCTAATGAGCCGCTGACTGAAACAGAACGGGCTAATAACAAGAAAACAAAAAAACGACAGTAA
- a CDS encoding reverse transcriptase-like protein, giving the protein MNVRIKCTYSTPKGTEAVFYSEEMQAKKALLLAEDLEKTGRMKNVLFIDHTDYHWNMKEIRKQLEEIQTEPHEVSVFFDGGFDLKTKKSGLGCAIYYEQNGKAYRLRKNAIVDELQSNNEAEYAALHLGLQEIENLGVHRMIVTFAGDSRVVIHQLDGEWPCYEAELSSWADRIEEKMKRLGIDPEYEIVPRKQNREADQLATQALKGVEIESVVERL; this is encoded by the coding sequence ATGAATGTAAGAATTAAATGTACATACAGCACGCCGAAAGGAACAGAGGCAGTTTTTTATTCTGAAGAGATGCAGGCAAAAAAAGCTTTATTGCTGGCGGAAGACCTGGAGAAAACCGGCCGCATGAAAAACGTGCTGTTTATCGATCATACTGATTATCACTGGAATATGAAAGAAATCAGAAAGCAGCTGGAGGAAATTCAGACCGAACCACACGAAGTTTCCGTCTTTTTCGATGGAGGGTTTGATTTGAAGACAAAAAAATCCGGTCTCGGCTGTGCCATTTATTACGAACAGAACGGCAAGGCTTACCGGCTCCGCAAAAACGCAATCGTGGATGAATTACAGTCGAACAATGAAGCAGAGTATGCAGCATTGCATTTGGGACTGCAGGAGATTGAAAATCTCGGAGTTCACCGTATGATAGTTACGTTTGCCGGTGATTCCCGTGTTGTAATCCATCAGCTGGACGGGGAATGGCCATGCTATGAAGCGGAACTCTCAAGCTGGGCAGACCGGATTGAGGAGAAGATGAAGCGGCTGGGAATTGACCCGGAATATGAAATTGTCCCACGGAAACAAAACCGGGAAGCGGACCAACTGGCAACACAGGCACTGAAAGGTGTGGAGATCGAAAGTGTCGTGGAGCGGCTTTAA
- a CDS encoding DUF421 domain-containing protein — translation MPEFLLTIIRSVLAFLLLMVMARIMGKKQLSQLTFFDYCVGITIGSIAASMAIDQNIKISNGLVGLIIMGLFPVLLSFFGLRSLKFRKLTDGKPTVLIEDGKILENNLKKSKVSIDELMLFLREKNVFKVTDVEMAVIETNGQLSVLKKSEQQPLTPSQLGITVNKEHGPAIVVMDGKLMDKSLQSLGYSSEWLKGEIQKQGATDYEDVFLAQIDSSGNVYADLYNDDLKQHKIKQKPLLAASLKKVQADLETYSLQTDNPEAKKMYAQQSENLQQTIDSIRPYLNEG, via the coding sequence ATGCCTGAATTTTTATTAACTATTATCCGGTCGGTTTTAGCATTTCTTTTGTTAATGGTTATGGCACGGATTATGGGAAAAAAACAACTTTCCCAGCTGACCTTTTTTGATTACTGTGTAGGAATCACGATCGGATCAATTGCCGCTTCAATGGCAATTGACCAAAATATAAAAATTTCCAATGGTCTTGTCGGTCTGATCATCATGGGTCTTTTCCCGGTATTGCTCTCCTTTTTTGGACTGAGATCGTTAAAATTTCGAAAATTGACGGATGGGAAACCGACTGTCTTAATTGAGGATGGGAAAATTCTGGAAAATAACCTGAAGAAGAGTAAAGTCAGTATAGATGAACTGATGCTGTTTTTGCGGGAAAAAAATGTATTCAAAGTGACGGATGTAGAAATGGCTGTCATCGAAACGAACGGGCAACTAAGTGTTTTGAAAAAATCGGAGCAGCAGCCCCTAACCCCCAGCCAGCTCGGTATCACTGTGAACAAAGAACATGGCCCTGCAATTGTCGTCATGGATGGGAAACTTATGGATAAGAGTCTGCAATCACTCGGTTATTCCAGCGAATGGCTGAAGGGTGAAATTCAGAAGCAAGGTGCGACAGATTATGAGGATGTGTTTTTGGCACAAATTGACTCCAGCGGCAATGTCTATGCAGATTTATATAACGATGATCTAAAGCAGCATAAGATTAAGCAAAAGCCGCTCCTCGCTGCTTCCCTGAAAAAAGTGCAAGCGGATCTGGAAACATATTCGTTACAGACAGATAATCCCGAAGCCAAGAAAATGTACGCCCAACAGTCCGAAAACCTGCAGCAAACCATTGACTCCATCCGGCCGTATTTAAATGAGGGGTAA
- a CDS encoding DUF4363 family protein → MIVVFLGVCMILLTGCQSEKAFFHEMQDINKTVEQKDWDQAKANVKKLSQLYKKEKWKLQLLGDEAEYEGINVELQVLKESVQAKDKTQTKVSLGTIRGHLKDIYSF, encoded by the coding sequence ATGATTGTGGTTTTCCTTGGCGTATGCATGATACTGTTGACGGGGTGTCAATCTGAAAAGGCATTTTTTCATGAAATGCAGGACATTAACAAAACAGTGGAACAGAAAGACTGGGATCAGGCAAAAGCAAATGTGAAAAAACTGAGTCAACTGTATAAAAAAGAGAAATGGAAACTTCAGCTGCTGGGGGACGAGGCGGAATATGAAGGTATTAATGTTGAACTGCAAGTGCTGAAAGAATCCGTGCAGGCTAAAGACAAAACACAGACAAAAGTCTCGCTCGGAACGATACGCGGTCATTTAAAGGATATATATTCATTTTAA
- a CDS encoding argininosuccinate synthase, which produces MAKDKIVLAYSGGLDTSVAVKWLQDKYNFDVIAVALDVGEGKDLDFVQKKALEVGALKSYVVDAKALFSEEYVLPALQANLLYEGKYPLISALSRPLIAKILTDIAEKEGAVAVAHGCTGKGNDQVRFDVAFTALNPNLQIVAPVREWAMSRGEEIAYAEEHGIPIPIQQDNPFSIDQNLWGRSNECGVLEDPWAEAPEEAYDLTTNPVDAPNEPQTVAITFKQGKPVALNGEELPLEELILSLNEIAGKHGVGRIDHVENRLVGIKSREIYEAPAALTLIAAHQELEALTLPREVAQFKPTIEQKFNQSVYDGLWYSPLTDSLKAFISETQKHVSGTVKVKLYKGHAQVVGRTSANSLYDFDLATYDKEDAFDHKAALGFIKLWGLPTQVHSAVNKQEETKDDSTEKIKFDVKEAIKQ; this is translated from the coding sequence ATGGCTAAAGATAAAATTGTACTCGCATACTCCGGAGGGCTTGATACCTCAGTCGCGGTGAAATGGCTGCAGGATAAATATAATTTTGATGTCATTGCGGTTGCACTTGATGTTGGGGAAGGTAAGGATCTCGATTTCGTTCAGAAAAAAGCACTTGAGGTCGGTGCACTGAAATCATATGTGGTGGATGCAAAGGCGCTTTTTTCCGAAGAATATGTTTTGCCGGCATTGCAGGCAAACTTATTGTACGAAGGAAAATATCCGCTTATTTCAGCATTGTCGCGTCCACTCATTGCAAAAATTCTGACTGACATTGCTGAAAAAGAGGGCGCTGTGGCGGTTGCGCACGGCTGTACCGGAAAAGGAAACGACCAGGTTAGATTTGATGTGGCATTCACTGCATTGAACCCGAATTTGCAGATTGTTGCACCAGTCCGTGAATGGGCAATGTCCCGTGGTGAGGAAATTGCTTATGCGGAAGAACACGGGATTCCGATTCCAATTCAGCAGGATAATCCATTCAGCATTGACCAAAACCTGTGGGGACGCAGCAATGAATGCGGGGTGCTGGAAGATCCATGGGCAGAGGCACCGGAAGAAGCGTATGATCTAACGACAAATCCTGTTGATGCACCAAACGAACCGCAAACTGTAGCAATTACCTTCAAGCAGGGAAAGCCGGTTGCACTTAATGGCGAAGAACTGCCGCTCGAGGAATTGATTTTATCATTAAATGAAATTGCCGGAAAACATGGCGTTGGACGTATCGACCATGTGGAAAATCGTCTTGTTGGAATCAAATCCCGTGAAATATACGAAGCACCGGCAGCATTGACATTAATTGCAGCGCATCAGGAATTGGAGGCTTTGACACTGCCGAGAGAGGTTGCACAGTTCAAGCCGACAATCGAGCAAAAATTTAACCAGAGCGTTTATGACGGTCTGTGGTATTCACCGCTGACGGACAGTCTTAAAGCTTTTATCAGTGAAACGCAAAAACATGTGTCCGGGACAGTCAAAGTAAAACTGTACAAAGGGCATGCACAAGTGGTTGGCCGTACTTCCGCAAATTCACTGTATGATTTTGATCTGGCAACTTACGATAAGGAAGATGCCTTTGATCATAAGGCCGCGCTTGGATTTATCAAGTTGTGGGGACTGCCGACGCAAGTTCATTCCGCGGTTAACAAGCAGGAAGAAACGAAAGATGATTCCACGGAAAAAATCAAATTCGATGTAAAGGAAGCAATTAAACAGTGA
- the argH gene encoding argininosuccinate lyase — MKLWGGRFTKPTNQLVDEYTASIRFDRKLAQYDIQGSLAHVAMLAETGILSEKDAAEITDGLHTVSEKIKNGEAELTEENEDIHMNVEKLLIEAVGPVGGKLHTGRSRNDQVALDMRLYLREMLVEIGQLLLDVQQSLYKQAERNMDTILPGYTHLQRAQPVLFAHHMMAYVFMFQRDIERITDSWKRVNQSPLGAGALAGTTFPIDRELTAEKLHFDGICENSLDAVSDRDFVVEFLSDASLIGAHLSRLCEELVQWSSAEFNFVELDDAFCTGSSMMPQKKNPDVAELVRGKTGRVYGNLIGMLTTLKGLPLAYNKDMQEDKEGMFDSAETLKGALALFAPMIETMHVKKERMYSSVRNDFSNATDLADYLVTKGMPFRESHAVVGNIVLHCINNGTYLLDLSLEELQSFSNLITDDIFEKLAPKTVVNARDVAGGTAQNRVQAQLDKAANLFEETAVWIEEHEQKIALKY, encoded by the coding sequence GTGAAACTATGGGGAGGGCGTTTTACAAAACCAACCAATCAATTAGTGGACGAATACACAGCATCAATTAGGTTTGACCGGAAACTGGCACAGTATGATATCCAGGGAAGTCTGGCACATGTGGCGATGCTCGCGGAAACCGGGATTCTTTCCGAAAAAGATGCAGCAGAAATCACAGACGGACTCCATACTGTTTCTGAAAAAATCAAAAACGGTGAAGCCGAACTGACCGAAGAAAATGAAGATATTCATATGAACGTGGAAAAACTGCTGATTGAAGCAGTTGGTCCAGTTGGCGGAAAACTGCACACCGGCAGGAGCAGGAACGATCAGGTAGCATTGGATATGCGTCTTTATTTACGGGAGATGCTCGTGGAAATCGGTCAACTGCTGCTTGACGTTCAACAATCACTTTACAAGCAGGCGGAGCGGAACATGGATACGATTTTACCGGGGTACACGCATTTGCAGCGGGCACAGCCGGTCCTGTTTGCCCATCATATGATGGCTTATGTGTTCATGTTTCAACGGGATATCGAACGAATCACTGACAGTTGGAAGCGTGTGAACCAGTCACCGCTTGGTGCAGGAGCGCTTGCCGGTACGACATTCCCGATTGATCGGGAACTGACTGCGGAAAAACTGCACTTTGACGGAATTTGTGAAAACAGCCTGGATGCAGTGAGTGACCGTGATTTTGTCGTTGAATTTTTATCTGACGCATCGCTAATTGGCGCGCATCTGTCCAGATTGTGCGAGGAGCTTGTCCAGTGGTCCAGCGCCGAATTCAATTTTGTCGAGCTGGATGATGCCTTTTGCACCGGAAGCAGCATGATGCCCCAAAAGAAAAACCCCGATGTTGCAGAACTTGTCCGGGGCAAAACCGGCCGCGTATACGGCAATCTGATCGGCATGCTGACCACGTTGAAAGGACTCCCGCTCGCATATAACAAAGATATGCAGGAGGACAAAGAAGGTATGTTTGATTCAGCCGAAACGCTGAAAGGGGCACTGGCATTGTTCGCTCCGATGATTGAGACAATGCATGTGAAGAAGGAAAGGATGTACAGCTCTGTCCGGAACGATTTTTCCAATGCGACGGACCTGGCAGACTACCTTGTCACAAAAGGAATGCCGTTTCGCGAATCACACGCGGTTGTCGGAAATATCGTACTGCACTGCATTAACAACGGCACCTATTTGCTCGATTTATCATTAGAGGAATTGCAATCATTTTCGAATCTTATTACAGATGATATTTTTGAAAAACTTGCCCCAAAAACGGTAGTCAATGCACGTGATGTGGCAGGCGGGACAGCCCAAAACCGGGTACAGGCACAGTTGGATAAGGCAGCGAATCTTTTTGAGGAAACGGCTGTCTGGATCGAGGAACATGAGCAAAAAATCGCCTTGAAATATTGA
- the argF gene encoding ornithine carbamoyltransferase, with the protein MMVNMKQSSPPVELSGKDFLTLTDYSYSELSYLIELAHDLKKKQKSGEVFHPLQGKTLGMIFEKSSTRTRVSFETGIYQLGGMGTFLSTNDLQLGRGERVADTAKVLSGYLDGIMIRTYSQAMVKELAANASIPVINGLTDVYHPCQVLADLQTIEEVKGGLKGVKLAFIGDGNNMANSLVLGAAIMGMHISVAAPEGYLPDTAITKKAAKIAAASGAKIEITTDPLHAAEKADIIYTDVWASMGQENESTAREQAFKDFQVNNELLALAKEDVTFLHCLPAHRGEEVSADVIDGKHSVVFQQAENRLHVQKALMTALMG; encoded by the coding sequence ATGATGGTAAATATGAAACAATCCAGCCCCCCCGTTGAATTATCGGGAAAAGATTTTTTAACATTAACTGACTACTCATACAGTGAACTGTCCTATTTAATTGAGCTTGCCCATGATTTAAAGAAGAAACAGAAATCCGGTGAGGTTTTCCATCCGCTTCAAGGAAAAACACTCGGCATGATATTTGAAAAATCCTCGACCAGGACCCGCGTGTCATTTGAAACAGGGATTTATCAATTGGGCGGTATGGGAACTTTCCTAAGCACAAACGATCTCCAACTGGGCAGGGGTGAACGGGTCGCTGATACAGCAAAAGTTCTTTCCGGCTACCTGGATGGCATCATGATCCGCACGTATTCACAGGCGATGGTAAAGGAATTGGCCGCTAATGCAAGCATTCCAGTTATTAACGGGCTGACTGACGTCTACCACCCTTGTCAGGTGCTTGCTGATTTGCAGACGATCGAAGAAGTCAAAGGCGGATTGAAAGGTGTGAAATTGGCATTCATTGGCGACGGTAACAACATGGCCAACTCACTTGTTCTTGGCGCAGCCATTATGGGCATGCACATCAGCGTTGCCGCACCGGAGGGATACCTGCCGGATACAGCCATTACGAAAAAAGCTGCCAAAATTGCTGCTGCTTCCGGCGCGAAAATTGAAATCACAACAGATCCGCTGCACGCTGCTGAAAAAGCGGATATCATCTATACCGATGTATGGGCCAGCATGGGGCAGGAAAACGAATCGACAGCGCGTGAACAGGCTTTTAAAGATTTTCAGGTAAACAACGAGCTGCTTGCATTGGCTAAAGAAGATGTCACTTTCTTGCACTGTCTTCCCGCACATCGCGGTGAAGAGGTTAGCGCAGACGTGATTGACGGCAAGCATTCCGTTGTGTTCCAGCAGGCTGAAAATCGCCTTCATGTCCAAAAGGCGCTAATGACTGCGTTGATGGGCTAG
- a CDS encoding DinB family protein gives MIHAQEVLLDQLLANANDPSWYTSFQESVDGVEEEDAFWKPDEKSHSIAEIVQHLIYWNDVWQNRYVAGDVHAVPSVKDNANTFHTSENTGFLELKERLLEILLHWQNLLTIEKLESNVKNFPVQTEWWGIIANAATHNAYHIGQITYIRKMKKA, from the coding sequence ATGATTCATGCTCAAGAAGTATTGTTGGACCAGTTGCTCGCCAACGCTAATGATCCCAGCTGGTATACCTCCTTTCAGGAATCAGTGGATGGCGTTGAGGAAGAGGATGCATTTTGGAAACCGGACGAGAAAAGTCACAGTATCGCAGAAATTGTACAGCATCTTATTTATTGGAATGATGTATGGCAAAACAGATATGTGGCAGGGGATGTGCATGCAGTTCCATCCGTAAAGGACAATGCAAATACGTTTCATACTTCGGAAAACACCGGTTTTTTGGAGCTGAAAGAAAGGTTACTTGAAATATTGTTACATTGGCAAAATCTGCTGACAATAGAGAAACTTGAATCGAACGTTAAAAACTTTCCGGTTCAAACGGAATGGTGGGGCATCATTGCAAACGCTGCTACACATAATGCTTATCATATCGGACAGATAACCTATATCCGAAAAATGAAAAAAGCATGA
- a CDS encoding DUF2332 domain-containing protein, with protein sequence MNNTPLSTRFQNFAQLECKESSDLYEFLSIKIAVDDELLALCAETAVGQPVPNLLFGSVHYLLLKGEDHPLKAYYPSIIDHPRKIDNETFSCFKDFCAQYSDAIVFLLKNKLVQTNEVRRCAYLYPIFAYIYRKAEKPLSLIEIGTSAGLQLLWDKYFYSYGTDEIAGDKYSDVHITSEIRGVNMPKIPPVSPPVASKTGLDLHVSDLRNPEDYLWLKALIWPEHRERLQLFEQAAECFKNNPVELIEGDGVELLPNVVESLPKDTVICIFHTHVANQLPNAVKQDLMEKVKKLGSSRDVFHLYNNMWDRQLHLDSFIDGVENTQIIGETDGHGRWFEWNVM encoded by the coding sequence ATGAACAACACACCGTTATCAACACGGTTTCAAAATTTCGCTCAACTTGAATGCAAAGAATCAAGTGATCTGTATGAATTTTTATCGATTAAAATTGCAGTGGATGATGAATTGCTTGCTTTATGTGCTGAAACTGCGGTTGGCCAGCCGGTGCCTAATTTATTGTTCGGATCTGTGCATTACCTATTGTTAAAGGGCGAAGATCATCCATTAAAAGCATACTATCCAAGCATCATTGATCATCCCAGAAAGATTGATAACGAAACGTTTAGCTGTTTTAAGGATTTTTGTGCCCAATATAGCGATGCGATTGTTTTTTTGCTGAAAAATAAGCTGGTACAAACGAACGAGGTCAGACGCTGTGCATACCTGTACCCGATATTTGCTTACATCTATCGTAAAGCAGAAAAACCATTATCGCTGATTGAAATTGGAACGAGTGCAGGACTGCAGCTGCTGTGGGACAAGTATTTCTATTCGTACGGTACGGATGAAATAGCCGGAGATAAGTATTCGGATGTACATATCACTTCAGAAATCAGAGGAGTAAACATGCCGAAAATTCCGCCTGTCAGCCCTCCCGTTGCGTCAAAAACAGGGCTGGATCTGCACGTCAGTGATCTTCGCAATCCGGAAGATTATTTGTGGTTGAAGGCCTTAATTTGGCCGGAGCACAGAGAACGTCTACAGTTATTTGAACAAGCTGCAGAATGCTTTAAGAATAATCCGGTGGAACTTATTGAAGGGGATGGGGTTGAATTGCTGCCGAATGTGGTGGAATCACTTCCAAAAGATACAGTCATCTGCATCTTCCATACACATGTTGCCAATCAGTTGCCGAATGCCGTTAAGCAAGACTTAATGGAAAAAGTAAAAAAACTTGGGAGCAGCCGGGATGTTTTTCACCTTTACAATAACATGTGGGATCGGCAGCTCCACCTTGATTCATTTATCGATGGTGTGGAAAATACACAAATAATCGGTGAGACAGATGGACATGGCAGGTGGTTTGAATGGAATGTAATGTGA
- a CDS encoding VOC family protein: protein MKTSLLHVRINVQNLERAVKWYEDVLGYKVAASWPPEKPNYVHFEAGRGAMFGLMEHKNFPSPGRFNFYVNDVDELWEKLKGKVEILEELFSTPYGSRKFTILDIDGNELGFVQDNL, encoded by the coding sequence ATGAAAACAAGTTTATTACATGTTCGCATCAATGTGCAAAATCTGGAACGCGCTGTGAAGTGGTATGAAGATGTTCTGGGGTACAAAGTTGCTGCTTCATGGCCGCCGGAGAAACCAAATTATGTACACTTTGAAGCGGGAAGAGGGGCCATGTTCGGGTTGATGGAACATAAGAATTTTCCTTCTCCAGGCCGTTTTAATTTCTATGTTAACGATGTGGATGAACTGTGGGAAAAATTAAAAGGTAAAGTGGAAATTTTGGAAGAACTGTTTTCCACACCTTATGGAAGCAGGAAGTTTACCATTCTTGATATTGACGGAAATGAACTGGGATTTGTGCAGGATAATTTATAA
- a CDS encoding NUDIX hydrolase, which produces MGYVEELRELVGQRPVLFVGAVVIIADDSGRLLLQQRRHPYGSWGLSGGLMELGESTEEAAKREVFEETGLKVWDLNLMNVYSGAKNFVKAANGDEFYVVTIAYYTNSFKGKLNVDPAESITVDFFSPDALPKNIVKGHREILDEFLTMKDV; this is translated from the coding sequence ATGGGATATGTGGAAGAATTACGTGAGTTGGTCGGTCAACGGCCAGTACTGTTTGTCGGAGCGGTTGTGATTATTGCAGATGACAGCGGCCGGTTATTGCTGCAACAGAGGCGGCATCCGTACGGCAGTTGGGGACTTTCCGGCGGATTGATGGAATTGGGGGAATCTACTGAAGAGGCAGCGAAACGGGAAGTTTTTGAGGAAACAGGTCTGAAGGTATGGGACTTGAACCTGATGAATGTATATTCTGGAGCAAAAAACTTTGTCAAAGCTGCAAACGGGGATGAATTTTACGTTGTCACTATTGCTTATTATACAAACTCATTCAAAGGGAAGCTGAATGTTGATCCGGCTGAATCGATAACGGTTGATTTCTTTTCGCCGGATGCATTACCGAAAAATATCGTGAAAGGACACCGTGAAATACTGGATGAATTTTTGACAATGAAGGATGTATGA
- a CDS encoding C45 family autoproteolytic acyltransferase/hydolase: MEPFYSDVYQFRGTHYDFGYTQGNHLKASPILQNREKQWGPKKDRHFIIDPENYKRIMAAIAPAILDEIRGLADALNMKMDKAFRLFGGYYLEFVRSGCSIFTDSDYMVRNYDSHPKGYEGRYLLYEPTDHGYAVIGPSMQITGRIDGMNEKGLVMGYNFTHSKKSGDGFLCNMIGRLILETCANVGEAISLLKEIPHRHSFSYVLLDQSGESYVIEASPRQVAVRKSNVCTNHFHLLDEENRYRQEETREREQRIRNRQQFTTNPYEAFRVMNSMKYGVFSKKYDAAAGTIHTSVYFPKELKAWFVIGPDRKPVIFDFREWLNGKDMHVKRVKGELEFPEPFINME, translated from the coding sequence ATGGAACCGTTCTACAGTGACGTTTACCAATTTCGCGGGACCCACTATGACTTCGGTTATACGCAGGGTAACCATTTAAAGGCCTCCCCTATTTTACAGAATCGTGAAAAACAGTGGGGCCCGAAAAAAGATCGGCACTTTATTATCGACCCTGAAAACTATAAACGTATTATGGCAGCGATTGCCCCTGCTATCCTCGATGAAATCCGCGGGCTTGCGGATGCACTGAACATGAAAATGGACAAAGCTTTTCGTCTGTTCGGCGGTTATTATCTGGAATTTGTCCGGAGCGGTTGCTCGATTTTTACAGATTCGGATTACATGGTACGCAATTACGACAGCCACCCGAAAGGCTATGAAGGACGCTATCTGTTGTATGAACCGACAGATCATGGATATGCTGTGATCGGTCCGTCCATGCAAATCACCGGACGGATTGATGGTATGAATGAGAAAGGTCTTGTGATGGGATATAATTTCACGCACAGCAAAAAATCAGGAGACGGGTTTTTATGTAATATGATTGGACGCTTGATATTGGAAACGTGCGCGAATGTGGGTGAAGCCATTTCGCTGTTAAAAGAAATCCCGCACCGGCACTCGTTCAGCTATGTACTTTTGGATCAGTCCGGCGAATCGTATGTCATCGAAGCTTCGCCAAGACAAGTTGCAGTACGGAAATCGAATGTGTGCACGAACCATTTCCATTTGCTTGATGAAGAAAACCGTTACAGACAGGAGGAAACACGTGAGCGGGAACAAAGAATCCGGAACCGGCAGCAATTTACAACGAATCCGTATGAAGCATTTCGTGTGATGAATAGTATGAAATACGGTGTTTTTTCCAAAAAATACGATGCAGCGGCAGGTACCATCCACACATCTGTGTATTTTCCCAAAGAACTGAAAGCGTGGTTTGTAATCGGTCCGGACCGAAAACCGGTCATTTTTGATTTTCGGGAATGGCTGAACGGTAAAGACATGCATGTGAAACGGGTTAAGGGTGAACTTGAATTTCCGGAGCCGTTTATTAATATGGAATGA